A genomic window from Zootoca vivipara chromosome Z, rZooViv1.1, whole genome shotgun sequence includes:
- the CD99L2 gene encoding CD99 antigen-like protein 2 isoform X1 encodes MTAKLGRPRLLLLAAVALAALSGRGYADDLDFSLADALDDGTPTKRPTPKPPKKPSSGTGDLDLADYFDTPPETTTKSTKVTTGPYPRKPDEIHWNVMHTTTKQPKTTKAPPKKVPAKDPMDFDLSDALDDHNPGQGGGTPNVNPGGGSKGTGGRGGKPGFSDDDLAGIVDEGGYQPDKKKGGSSGSGGSDNDGALVVETGTIAGIVSGLAMALIGAVSSYISYQQKKFCFSIQQGLNAEYVKGENMEAVVTEEPQVKYSVLEPQTAEPPPPQENAKV; translated from the exons GATATGCCGATGATTTGGACTTCAGTTTAGCGGATGCACTGGATGATGGTACTCCAACAAAACGGC CTACTCCCAAGCCACCCAAAAAGCCTTCCAGCGGAACAG GTGACTTGGATTTGGCTGACTACTTTGACACCCCACCAGAGACGACAACTAAATCAACCAAGGTTACCACTGGTCCTTATCCAAGGAAACCAG ATGAGATCCACTGGAACGTGATGCATACCACCACCAAGCAGCCCAAAACTACCAAGGCTCCGCCcaagaaggtcccag CCAAAGATCCAATGGATTTCGACTTATCTGATGCTTTGGATGACCACAACCCTGGACAAGGTGGAGGAACACCTAATGTAAATCCTGGTGGAG GCTCGAAAGGTACAGGTGGAAGAGGTGGAAAACCTG GGTTTTCGGATGATGACTTGGCTGGAATTGTGGACGAGGGCGGCTACCAGCCAGATAAAAAGAAAG GTGGAAGTTCAGGAAGTGGCGGCAGTGACAATGACG GTGCCTTAGTAGTAGAGACGGGAACGATTGCTGGCATTGTCAGTGGCCTTGCCATGGCCCTGATTGGTGCTGTGAGCAGCTACATCTCCTACCAGCAAAAGAAGTTCTGCTTCAGCATACAAC AGGGTCTTAATGCAGAGTATGTGAAAGGAGAAAACATGGAAGCGGTGGTGACTGAAGAACCACAAG TTAAATATTCTGTCCTTGAGCCACAGACTGCAGAGCCACCTCCGCCGCAAGAAAACGCAAAAGTCTGA
- the CD99L2 gene encoding CD99 antigen-like protein 2 isoform X2: MTAKLGRPRLLLLAAVALAALSGRGYADDLDFSLADALDDGTPTKRPTPKPPKKPSSGTGDLDLADYFDTPPETTTKSTKVTTGPYPRKPDEIHWNVMHTTTKQPKTTKAPPKKVPAKDPMDFDLSDALDDHNPGQGGGTPNVNPGGGFSDDDLAGIVDEGGYQPDKKKGGSSGSGGSDNDGALVVETGTIAGIVSGLAMALIGAVSSYISYQQKKFCFSIQQGLNAEYVKGENMEAVVTEEPQVKYSVLEPQTAEPPPPQENAKV, from the exons GATATGCCGATGATTTGGACTTCAGTTTAGCGGATGCACTGGATGATGGTACTCCAACAAAACGGC CTACTCCCAAGCCACCCAAAAAGCCTTCCAGCGGAACAG GTGACTTGGATTTGGCTGACTACTTTGACACCCCACCAGAGACGACAACTAAATCAACCAAGGTTACCACTGGTCCTTATCCAAGGAAACCAG ATGAGATCCACTGGAACGTGATGCATACCACCACCAAGCAGCCCAAAACTACCAAGGCTCCGCCcaagaaggtcccag CCAAAGATCCAATGGATTTCGACTTATCTGATGCTTTGGATGACCACAACCCTGGACAAGGTGGAGGAACACCTAATGTAAATCCTGGTGGAG GGTTTTCGGATGATGACTTGGCTGGAATTGTGGACGAGGGCGGCTACCAGCCAGATAAAAAGAAAG GTGGAAGTTCAGGAAGTGGCGGCAGTGACAATGACG GTGCCTTAGTAGTAGAGACGGGAACGATTGCTGGCATTGTCAGTGGCCTTGCCATGGCCCTGATTGGTGCTGTGAGCAGCTACATCTCCTACCAGCAAAAGAAGTTCTGCTTCAGCATACAAC AGGGTCTTAATGCAGAGTATGTGAAAGGAGAAAACATGGAAGCGGTGGTGACTGAAGAACCACAAG TTAAATATTCTGTCCTTGAGCCACAGACTGCAGAGCCACCTCCGCCGCAAGAAAACGCAAAAGTCTGA